A genomic window from Peromyscus maniculatus bairdii isolate BWxNUB_F1_BW_parent chromosome 1, HU_Pman_BW_mat_3.1, whole genome shotgun sequence includes:
- the Saxo3 gene encoding stabilizer of axonemal microtubules 3, whose translation MAGRTLALRYGPPCSPISETEVPGTWPSWHLTSSGVAHHRIPPAPFPPPILQPTVLAPLPAAVRHDPRIWAFDEVINRWETTSGSAHRLKTHGGPCAQPKAAEHEDPGRVLGIKSLAEKLRRHEGWGVPLDTKYQISETKAEYTGCPGLDQSAPLFVEPQPPELADHHRGGPSQALVPWTRNPELAGQPFTVGKTGVLGRLQPYLTTSLRDFSRKELPGHPGQDRVAKSQPPRHVKLHLPRERLARARPVPPAVPYLGALPLTQESYGPSVHPLRKLDRFCPLEAPWGGPHLKPVPGIYSVPKAYCTENSRYGSARAELV comes from the exons ATGGCAGGCCGGACACTAGCTCTGCGATATGGGCCCCCTTGTTCCCCCATTTCTGAAACTGAGGTTCCTGGAACTTGGCCCAGCTGGCATCTCACCAGCAGCGGGGTCGCCCACCACAGGATCCCACCGGCACCCTTTCCTCCGCCCATTCTACAG CCTACGGTCCTGGCACCCCTGCCCGCAGCCGTGAGGCACGACCCGCGCATCTGGGCCTTTGACGAAGTCATCAACAGATGGGAAACCACCTCAGGCTCGGCACACAGGCTCAAGACACACGGTGGTCCCTGTGCTCAGCCCAAGGCAGCAGAGCATGAGGACCCTGGGCGGGTACTTGGGATCAAGTCTTTGGCAGAGAAG CTAAGAAGACACGAGGGTTGGGGTGTCCCCCTGGACACAAAATACCAGATCAGCGAGACGAAGGCAGAGTACACGGGCTGCCCAGGTCTGGACCAGAGCGCCCCGCTCTTTGTGGAGCCCCAACCCCCGGAGCTCGCTGACCACCACCGTGGGGGCCCTTCCCAG GCCCTAGTCCCCTGGACGAGAAACccagagctggctggccagcccttTACGGTGGGGAAGACGGGTGTCCTGGGCCGCCTCCAGCCCTACCTGACCACCTCTTTACGAGACTTCTCCAG GAAGGAGCTGCCTGGACACCCTGGCCAGGACAGAGTGGCGAAGTCACAGCCCCCCCGCCACGTTAAGCTGCACCTGCCAAGGGAGCGCCTAGCTCGGGCACGCCCAGTGCCGCCAGCTGTGCCCTACCTAGGGGCCCTGCCTCTGACCCAGGAGTCTTACGGGCCCTCGGTGCACCCGCTCCGCAAGCTGGACCGCTTTTGCCCACTAGAGGCCCCCTGGGGAGGCCCCCACCTGAAGCCAGTGCCTGGCATCTACAGCGTGCCCAAGGCCTACTGCACTGAGAACTCCCGCTACGGGAGTGCCAGGGCAGAGCTGGTGTGA
- the Ntf4 gene encoding neurotrophin-4: protein MLPHHPRSFFLFLFLLPSVPMEPQPPSSTLPPFLAPEWDLLSPRVALSRGAPAGPPLLFLLEAGAYGEPAATPANRSRRGVSETAPASRRGELAVCDAVSGWVTDRRTAVDLRGREVQVLGEVPAAGGGPLRQYFFETRCKAESAGEGGPGVGGGGCRGVDRRHWLSECKAKQSYVRALTADSQGRVGWRWIRIDTACVCTLLSRTGRA, encoded by the coding sequence ATGCTCCCTCACCACCCCcgctccttcttccttttccttttcctcctccccagcgTCCCCATGGAGCCCCAACCCCCGTCCTCCACCTTGCCCCCATTTCTGGCCCCTGAGTGGGACCTGCTGTCGCCCCGTGTGGCCCTGTCAAGGGGCGCCCCTGCTGggccccctctcctcttcctgctggaGGCCGGAGCCTATGGGGAGCCGGCGGCGACCCCAGCCAACCGCAGCCGGCGTGGGGTGAGTGAGACTGCGCCCGCGAGCCGCCGGGGTGAGCTGGCGGTGTGCGACGCAGTGAGTGGCTGGGTGACGGACCGGCGGACGGCAGTGGACTTGCGTGGGCGCGAGGTGCAGGTGCTGGGCGAGGTGCCTGCAGCAGGTGGCGGTCCCCTGCGTCAGTACTTCTTCGAGACGCGCTGCAAGGCCGAAAGCGCTGGGGAAGGCGGCCCGGGTGTGGGCGGAGGGGGTTGTCGCGGCGTGGATCGGAGGCACTGGCTCTCAGAATGCAAGGCCAAGCAGTCCTATGTGCGGGCGTTGACTGCAGACTCCCAGGGCCGCGTGGGCTGGCGTTGGATTCGGATCGATACAGCTTGCGTCTGCACGCTGCTCAGCCGAACAGGCCGGGCCTGA
- the LOC102924256 gene encoding lutropin subunit beta: MERLQGLLLWLLLSPSVVGASRGPLRPLCRPVNATLAAENEACPVCITFTTSVCAGYCPSTVRVLPAALPPVPQPVCTYRELRFASVRLPGCPPGVDPMVSFPVALSCRCGPCRLSSSDCGGPRAQPLACDLPHLPGLLFL; the protein is encoded by the exons ATGGAGAGACTCCAG GGGCTGCTACTGTGGCTGTTGCTGAGCCCAAGTGTGGTAGGGGCCTCCAGGGGCCCCCTGCGGCCACTGTGCCGGCCTGTCAACGCGACCCTGGCTGCAGAGAACGAGGCCTGCCCAGTCTGTATCACCTTCACCACCAGCGTCTGTGCCGGCTACTGCCCCAGCACG GTTCGAGTACTGCCGGCTGCCTTGCCGCCTGTGCCCCAGCCTGTGTGCACCTACCGTGAGCTGCGCTTCGCGTCTGTGCGCCTCCCTGGCTGCCCCCCTGGTGTGGACCCCATGGTCTCCTTCCCCGTGGCCCTCAGCTGCCGCTGCGGGCCCTGCCGTCTCAGCAGCTCTGACTGCGGGGGTCCCAGGGCTCAACCGCTGGCCTGcgacctcccccacctccccggcctcctcttcctctga